One genomic window of Arachis stenosperma cultivar V10309 chromosome 10, arast.V10309.gnm1.PFL2, whole genome shotgun sequence includes the following:
- the LOC130957603 gene encoding uncharacterized protein LOC130957603, with amino-acid sequence MTFSSKIEPNRTANTSTFRGSSNPTDADNWIQAMERALQAQQVPEEQWVEFGTYQLQGAPEDFAEWKCIKYGGGLRSDILSFVAPVEIRVFSELVNKSRVAEDCVRKAAAEKESLRMPFQRPSGRNFAPRGRNFKRGGSIPQQTQGQGNYRRLNTNVNQGRRFGKQPQQDLNCQKCEKYHPGVPCRLGLGVCYFCGQPGHIASNCPEKKKYETGRVQQPGRVYTTSTIGAEGSETLIRGNCEMVGKILNALFDSGASHSFIAFEKAHELGLRMVVLGYDLKVYNATMKLW; translated from the exons ATgactttttcttcaaaaatcGAACCAAACCGCACCGCGAACACCTCTACTTTTAGGGGATCCTCAAATCCTACTGATGCAGATAATTGGATCCAGGCTATGGAACGAGCATTGCAGGCCCAACAGGTTCCTGAGGAGCAATGGGTTGAATTTGGAACTTATCAGCTGCAAG GGGCACCAGAAGATTTTGCCgaatggaagtgtattaagtatgGGGGAGGCCTTCGGAGTGATATTCTGAGTTTTGTTGCCCCAGTGGAGATCAGGGTGTTTTCTGAATTGGTGAATAAGAGTAGAGTGGCTGAAGATTGTGTGAGGAAGGCAGCAGCAGAGAAAGAAAGTTTGAGGATGCCTTTTCAGAGACCTTCAGGAAGGAACTTTGCTCCGAGAGGTAGGAATTTTAAGCGTGGAGGCTCTATTCCACAGCAGACTCAGGGTCAAGGTAATTACAGAAGGCTGAATACCAATGTTAATCAGGGAAGaaggtttgggaagcagccaCAGCAGGATCTGAATTGTCAGAAGTGCGAAAAGTATCATCCTGGAGTTCCGTGCAGATTAGGACTTGGAGTATGCTATTTCTGTGGACAGCCCGGGCATATAGCCAGTAATTGCCCGGAGAAGAAGAAGTATGAGACTGGTAGGGTGCAGCAGCCAGGGAGAGTATACACCACTTCTACCATAGGTGCTGAAGGATCTGAGACACTGATTAGAGGTAATTGTGAAATGGTTGGTAAAAtcttaaatgctttatttgattcaggAGCAAGTcattcatttattgcatttgaaAAGGCCCATGAATTAGGATTGAGAATGGTGGTTTTAGGTTATGATTTGAAAGTATATAATGCTACAATGAAGCTATGGTGA